TGCTGCCGTTCTATTGGTCGATAGAATAAAAATATTGGATGGTTAAGATTGTTGAATATTTTTAAAGATTAGGAAAAATAAAATTTGAAAGGAAAATTAATACCAGCACTTATTATTATGAGTGTTATGATCGCAACATCTATTACTTCATTTTATGTTGGAAAGCAGGTACAAGAAAGAAATTTTTTAGCCGCGAACCAAGAGCAAAATGCAATAAAGGAATCAACTAAAATTGCAGTTGTAAACCAAGATTTAGGAACAAAGTATAAAGATGAAAAGGTAAATTATGCATTGGATTTTCTTGATTCTTTAGATAATGGGTATGAAATAACAAATAGAGAAGCAGCCCAAAAGGGAATAGAAAATGGTAAGTATGGAGCTATGATTGTAGTTCCAGGAAATTTTTCTGAGAATATAACAACGATAAATGAAGTTACACCATCAAAAGTTAAAATTTATTATCAATCCAATGATAAATCAAGTAAGGAAAATAAACTTATAGTATCAGGGAAGATAGATGAGTTTCAAAAAAAATTAAACAGTAAGTTAAGTTATATGTATTTATCAGGTATATTTAATGAATTACATAATGGACAAGATTATGCATCAGATATATTAAAAAACGATGATATTGATCTAGAGGCAATTAATTCAATAAATGATTCAGATATATTAGCATCAATTAAGTTAACTACATTAGAAGATGAAGATATTAAATTTAATAATTTAGATTTAAGCAAAGATTTTGATGAAAACAAAAAAATAATATCAGAAGTTGATAAAAAATATAGAGACAAAATGACAACTAAAGAAACACAATTAACAGGTATTAAAGATGAACTTGTAGATGTTATGACAAATGAAAATACAGGAGTTCAAACATTTCCAAATAGACTAGAAAAAATGGATCAACAGGAGTTAAAAGCTAAATTTGCAGGTAGGTATAAATATAATTATGATGGGCTGGCAGATAATTATGAGACCAATGTATCTGATGTTAATTCATATCTAGAAAACTTAACTAAAGATAAGGGCAAAATAGATGATTTAGTAGATAAGTATGAAAAGCAAACATTATCAAAAGTAAATGAACAGGGAACCAATGCTATTAAAAAATCCAATGAGAAACTTAAAGACATACAAGAAAAAACAAATTCAGATTTGGATATTATAAAAAATATAAAAGAAAAAAATCAAAATGATCCTAAGGTACAATCACTTAATGAAGAATACCTATTATATGGACAAATGATGAGTAAATTAAATGAAACTAATCCAGCAGTTTTTGATGATATTTATAATCAAGTAGTAAATGATAACAATATTAATTACAATAAAATATTAAAGAATCCATTAGGTGATTCAAATGATGATAATTTCTTTAAAGATTCAAATGAATTAAAGCAATATATAAGTGATGGGATTAGTGGAAAAAATGAAAACACTGTATCATCAAGAAGCAGTAAATATACAAAATTTAGTGAAACTGACAAGAGTACAAATGATAATTTAAATAAAGTTGAGAGTGATTTAAATGATGTATCGTCTTCAGCACAGTATATTATGAATGATGAAGATTATAAATATCTTGAAGATATATTTAATGAAAATGCAAATGAATCTTTAGGTGAAAGATTGAAAATAAAAGATAATCTTATTAACCCAATAAAAGATTTAATGGGCGAGTATAACAGAAAACAATTAATTTCTACAATTAAAAGTAACAATACAAAAAATGTGGACAGTGTAAAATCAATAGTACAAAAAGAAGTTGAAAAAGTTGTAGAAGGTGATGGCCCAAT
This genomic interval from Clostridium kluyveri contains the following:
- a CDS encoding YhgE/Pip domain-containing protein, whose product is MKGKLIPALIIMSVMIATSITSFYVGKQVQERNFLAANQEQNAIKESTKIAVVNQDLGTKYKDEKVNYALDFLDSLDNGYEITNREAAQKGIENGKYGAMIVVPGNFSENITTINEVTPSKVKIYYQSNDKSSKENKLIVSGKIDEFQKKLNSKLSYMYLSGIFNELHNGQDYASDILKNDDIDLEAINSINDSDILASIKLTTLEDEDIKFNNLDLSKDFDENKKIISEVDKKYRDKMTTKETQLTGIKDELVDVMTNENTGVQTFPNRLEKMDQQELKAKFAGRYKYNYDGLADNYETNVSDVNSYLENLTKDKGKIDDLVDKYEKQTLSKVNEQGTNAIKKSNEKLKDIQEKTNSDLDIIKNIKEKNQNDPKVQSLNEEYLLYGQMMSKLNETNPAVFDDIYNQVVNDNNINYNKILKNPLGDSNDDNFFKDSNELKQYISDGISGKNENTVSSRSSKYTKFSETDKSTNDNLNKVESDLNDVSSSAQYIMNDEDYKYLEDIFNENANESLGERLKIKDNLINPIKDLMGEYNRKQLISTIKSNNTKNVDSVKSIVQKEVEKVVEGDGPIDIKDLVDVFAKDYVSKFNNIITSVSNIDKTPAKTQDDEEISNLLGQYDKSNQNLNTKVSKQLDEYNKVEDQVREQANKHVTTMKDDLDKGIEESKNKLVSGLQNAKTTKKKTANSNQEKLDSLVNVLSNSRVGTVENTNVYRFIINPVSAVQNKSLGGTIVKPQRNDNNEVEKAVVSILAAYIMLRPAMVLYKKK